The stretch of DNA TCACCTTCTCGTGGCTAACCGACTTCCCTACGGGGGCTTCCGGGGCGAGTCACGATCGGACCCTGCTTAGCCGACAACCTTCCGCTGTTGGGGATGGCTGCACGCCAGTAGCGCCGGCAGGGCGATCAGGTCGCCGATGACGGCGGCCGCGATGGTCGAGACCGCCATCGCGGCGAAGGTGCGGTGGCCGGGGAGCTCGCTCCAGAGCATCGTGCCAAATCCGGTGCAGAGGATGACAGTCGTCATCACCAGGGCGGCGCCGACGCCGATGAAGGACCGCCGGATCGCTGATTCGACATCGCCATCGACGGCGAGCTCTTGCTTGAATCGCGATAGGAAGTGGATCGTGTCGTCGACCGCGATTCCCAAACACACGACGAACGCGCAAACGCTCGACATGTCGAGCGGGCTGCCGCTCCAAAGCAGGAAGGCCGCGGTCATGACCAGCGGGAAGAGATTGGGAACCACCGCCACCAAGCCAATCCTTACCGAGCGATAGGCCAACGACAGCACCACGAGGATGATGGCGGAGGCGGCGCCGAGGCTCGATCGCAAGTCCGTGACAATCTGGTAGAGGTCGCGCGATATGAGGACCGGCTGGCCGTCGAGTTTGAAGCGAAAGCCCGGGTAGCTCGACGCCAACTCGGCGAAGCCCGCCTCGAGCCGGTCGAACACCGGCGTGTAGACCGCGATCCCGCGGTCTTGCATCCGCACGGAGACCACCGCCCGGCGCTGGCTCGCGTCGTGAAAGAAGGATCGCAATTCGACAGGCATCAGCGAGAGGAAGGTCGCCTGAGTGACGAAGTCTTGCGGATCGCCAGGGAACGATGCGAGCATCGACCGAATCGACAAGGGGCGACTCAAGAGCGGCTCTTTGGCCACCAAGGCTTCAACGTCGCGGACCGCGGCGAGAAGGCTCGGGTCGTCGCTCGCCACCCCCTCGGGCCAGTCGATCTCGACCCGAAAGAACTCGACGCCGCCGAAGTGCTCGTCCGCATACTCCAGCGCCGAGTAAGACTGGCTCGACGCGGGCATCGCGGACTTCATGCGGTTGTCGGGCGTCAGGCGGAGCGACACGATTCCCAAAGCGATCGTGACCGCTACCGAGATGGCGCTGACTTTCCGGCGGTGACGCATCATCCGATCGATCAATGCCCGCAACCATTCCACGCCAACGCCGACGACGTCGTGTTCGTGGCCCCGGTCGACATAGCGCCCCATCCAGGTGCTGCAGACCCAAGGGACGAACGTCACCACCGCGACGAAGGCGATGAACACACCGATCATGCAGACCCGGCCGAAGTCTTGCACGTAGTCGCTCTTGGCGAGCAGCAGCGACCCGAAGCCGATTGCGGTGGTGAGCGAGGTCAGCCAGCAAGCCATGCCGACTTTGGCGATGGAGTCACGGGCGGCTTCGATCGGACCGTCGCCGGCTGCGCGGCGGCGTCGGATTTGCACCAATAGATGGACGCCGTCCGTCAAGCCGACCATCGCCAGCATGACGGGCATGACGATCTCCGCCAGCGGGTTGGCGGGGACGCCGAGCAACTTCACCAGACCGAGCGTCCAGAAGACGCCCAAGCAGGGCGCCGCGGCAACGACGAACACGGCGGCCACGCCGCGAAACATGATCGCTGAAAGAACGAGCGCCAGGGTGTAGCCGATCGCCTGGAAGACGATTTGATTGCGTTGAAACGCCGCTTGTTGGTCCGCGAACAGCGGGGCGCGCCCGGTCAGCCGAACGGAGACAATCTCCGGCCCGGCGGCTTCGCGGGCCGTCGTGAGGACGGCCTCGGTCGCCACCGCGGGGTCGTCAAGACGTAGCCAATCGTAGACCACGGGCATCAGCAGCGACCGGCCGTCGTCCGAGATCAGCTGGCCGGCGAGAGGGTGCGCTCGCAACCGTTCTTCGGCCCGGCGAAACGCTTGAGCGGAGGCGTCTGCCGGCGGGACCAGCGGGTCGGCCAGACCGAACACGTTGAGGATCGGCACGCGGTCGATCCAGAAGACGCTCTGAACGAAGTCGATCGCTTCGACCGCTTCGACTAGGCGTCGCGTCGCGGCGATCGACTCGGGAGTGAACAGGTCCTCCGATTCAACGATCAGAAACGCGTCGCTTGAAGCGAGGTTGAATCGCGACTGGACCTTCTCGGTCGTTGTCAGCGGGGCGATTTCGGGCCTGTCCTCGTAACGCTCCAGCGGGTGCCGCGTTTGGGCGGGGAGCAGATGGCCGACCGACGCGGTCAGGGTCACCGCCAGGAGCATCCAGCCGACGAGGTTCCGATGCCTCACGAACAGGTCGGCGATAGTCTCCATGCAGGGCGATGCCGCGTTGAACTCGGGGGGGGAAGATCCGCCGCAGGGGCGAGTCTCGACTAGAAAGGTCGAGCGCTGTCCGCCAGGGCCGACTCGAAGACCTCGTCTTCGGTGAGCGACTGGTCGTTGTTGCGGTCGTAGCGGTCAAATGCGAACAGGGCGAAGGCGTGGGGCAGCTCGCGCCGCAACAGCTTGCCGTCGCCGTCGTCGTGCTTCTCGAACAACCGCTGCGCCAGCGCGCGGGCCTCGAGGCGGGCGCTGTCGGGCGCCGCTTCGGTAACGTCCTCCGTGCGGAGGGCGCCGACCGGGGCCGCCACCTCGAAGAAGGCGACCATCATCTCTTCGAACGATTGGTCCCCCCAACGGACGGTTGCGGTCGGATCGGGGTTCGCAGGATTGGCGGCGGAGTTGTCGAACGACGCCTCGCAGTCGACGCGGAAAGATTCGGGAAGGGTTATTGGGTTCGCCAAGCGGTAGTTCGTTTGCCAGTTGAAATCGTAGTGAGGGACATCAAGCAAGACCCGCTCCTTCCCGTCCGGCCCAACC from Botrimarina mediterranea encodes:
- a CDS encoding efflux RND transporter permease subunit, which codes for METIADLFVRHRNLVGWMLLAVTLTASVGHLLPAQTRHPLERYEDRPEIAPLTTTEKVQSRFNLASSDAFLIVESEDLFTPESIAATRRLVEAVEAIDFVQSVFWIDRVPILNVFGLADPLVPPADASAQAFRRAEERLRAHPLAGQLISDDGRSLLMPVVYDWLRLDDPAVATEAVLTTAREAAGPEIVSVRLTGRAPLFADQQAAFQRNQIVFQAIGYTLALVLSAIMFRGVAAVFVVAAAPCLGVFWTLGLVKLLGVPANPLAEIVMPVMLAMVGLTDGVHLLVQIRRRRAAGDGPIEAARDSIAKVGMACWLTSLTTAIGFGSLLLAKSDYVQDFGRVCMIGVFIAFVAVVTFVPWVCSTWMGRYVDRGHEHDVVGVGVEWLRALIDRMMRHRRKVSAISVAVTIALGIVSLRLTPDNRMKSAMPASSQSYSALEYADEHFGGVEFFRVEIDWPEGVASDDPSLLAAVRDVEALVAKEPLLSRPLSIRSMLASFPGDPQDFVTQATFLSLMPVELRSFFHDASQRRAVVSVRMQDRGIAVYTPVFDRLEAGFAELASSYPGFRFKLDGQPVLISRDLYQIVTDLRSSLGAASAIILVVLSLAYRSVRIGLVAVVPNLFPLVMTAAFLLWSGSPLDMSSVCAFVVCLGIAVDDTIHFLSRFKQELAVDGDVESAIRRSFIGVGAALVMTTVILCTGFGTMLWSELPGHRTFAAMAVSTIAAAVIGDLIALPALLACSHPQQRKVVG